From Vogesella sp. XCS3, the proteins below share one genomic window:
- a CDS encoding VOC family protein, protein MSIRGIHHVAIIAANYARSRDFYLNTLGFTLVSEHYRAERDSWKLNLALPDGCQIELFSFPSPPPRPTRPEACGLRHLALATTGLDADIARLTSLGVTCEPVRVDEYTDRRFTFLADPDGLPIELYEVPA, encoded by the coding sequence ATGAGCATACGCGGCATCCACCACGTGGCCATTATTGCGGCCAACTATGCGCGCTCGCGCGACTTTTATCTGAACACCCTGGGCTTTACCCTGGTGTCAGAGCACTACCGTGCCGAGCGCGACTCCTGGAAACTGAACCTGGCGCTGCCGGATGGCTGCCAGATCGAGCTGTTCAGCTTTCCCAGCCCGCCACCCCGCCCCACCCGGCCAGAAGCCTGCGGGCTACGCCACCTGGCGCTGGCTACCACCGGTCTGGACGCCGACATCGCCCGCCTGACCAGCCTGGGTGTCACTTGCGAGCCGGTGCGCGTGGATGAGTACACCGACCGCCGCTTTACCTTCCTGGCCGACCCGGACGGGCTGCCGATCGAGCTGTACGAAGTGCCGGCATGA
- a CDS encoding PAS domain-containing sensor histidine kinase — protein sequence MRGMQLAAVQQRQVLQDFLTIASDWFWELDGAGRIVRCSAALQPLLGFAPASLHGLHWSALQAVQGSPDSHSRLATLFAAGQPFRNQVFLLDCPDGVQRHISLSALPWFDAAGQLAGYRGTGRDVSDSQQLQATLRQGQADMGQSLAEQALALIDAKLAAEHACQAKNRLLANVSHELLTPLHGILNFAEMARLKLARGDTQRVAAHLAAIGENGQRLSYQLNGLIDLAALDAGRRPFHWQSLNMRQLVEDCVSQHEPAWQPRELQIRVSSHPLPRLVADHGSLMQLLGQLLGNAIRFSPQGGAIELQIDRLETCLQLMVRDEGPGVPATEAERIFEAFEQGSLGQDSGHAGLGLAICRRIAQAHGGQIRLEAATHGACFIVQLPFVAGQPMAAVPAMAPAACPQAG from the coding sequence ATGCGTGGCATGCAGTTGGCCGCAGTACAGCAGCGGCAGGTGTTGCAGGATTTTCTGACCATTGCCAGCGACTGGTTCTGGGAGCTGGACGGCGCCGGTCGCATCGTGCGCTGTTCCGCGGCGCTGCAGCCCTTGCTGGGGTTTGCCCCGGCGTCACTGCACGGCTTGCACTGGTCTGCGCTGCAGGCAGTACAGGGCTCGCCGGATAGCCATAGCCGTCTGGCCACGTTGTTTGCCGCTGGCCAGCCTTTTCGCAACCAGGTGTTTTTGCTGGACTGCCCCGATGGTGTGCAGCGCCATATTTCGCTCAGTGCCTTGCCCTGGTTCGACGCTGCCGGGCAGCTGGCCGGTTACCGCGGCACGGGGCGGGACGTGTCGGATAGCCAGCAGCTACAGGCCACGCTGCGTCAGGGGCAGGCCGATATGGGGCAGTCGCTGGCTGAGCAGGCGCTGGCGCTGATCGACGCCAAGCTGGCGGCCGAGCATGCCTGCCAGGCCAAAAACCGGCTGTTGGCGAATGTCTCGCACGAGCTGCTGACCCCGCTGCACGGCATACTGAATTTTGCCGAGATGGCCAGGCTCAAGCTGGCGCGTGGCGACACCCAGCGCGTGGCCGCACACCTGGCGGCGATTGGCGAGAACGGCCAGCGGCTTTCCTATCAGCTGAACGGGTTGATTGACCTGGCCGCGCTGGATGCAGGGCGACGGCCGTTTCACTGGCAAAGCCTGAATATGCGCCAGCTGGTAGAAGACTGCGTCAGCCAGCACGAGCCGGCATGGCAGCCGCGCGAGCTGCAAATACGCGTAAGCAGCCACCCCTTGCCACGCCTGGTGGCCGATCATGGCAGCCTGATGCAGCTGCTGGGGCAATTGCTGGGCAATGCCATCCGTTTTTCACCGCAGGGCGGGGCGATCGAGCTCCAGATAGACCGCCTGGAGACGTGTTTGCAGCTGATGGTGCGGGACGAAGGCCCCGGGGTGCCTGCCACGGAAGCAGAGCGGATATTTGAAGCGTTCGAGCAGGGTAGCCTGGGGCAGGATAGTGGCCACGCGGGGCTGGGGCTGGCGATCTGCCGCCGCATTGCCCAGGCGCACGGCGGGCAGATACGGCTGGAGGCCGCTACGCACGGTGCCTGCTTTATCGTGCAGCTGCCCTTTGTCGCCGGGCAGCCCATGGCCGCTGTGCCCGCAATGGCACCGGCCGCCTGCCCGCAGGCGGGTTAG
- a CDS encoding heavy metal translocating P-type ATPase — protein MNPTCFHCSLPIPAGQAFPIRYRERTEQACCAGCQAVAQTIIDSGLADYYEHRTAEQRQAEPVPAELLQQMQLYDNEALQHSFVHVEDEHIREASLMLEGITCAACVWLNEHHVRKLPGVLSVDINYATHRARVRWDVRQLKLSQILEAISAIGYRAHPYDASRQEALHQKERKTALNRLWVAGLSMMQVMMYAYPVYMAPDGEIESQWLWMLHWSSFVLTLPVVLYSAIPFYRGTWRDLKRGRVGMDTPVTIGILTAFLASLWALLNKVEHGVYFDSVSMFIFLLLGGRYLESMARRKTGEATEKLVKLIPAFAHAVPGWPQDQTQQEVAVSQLAVGDVVLVKPGETIPCDGDILEGHSSVDEALLTGESTPISKQAGDSVIAGSVNQASPLLLRLSRTGSDTRLAGIVRLMDQALAEKPRLAELADRYAVWFVTVLLLAAAATYIGWSLAGSQEHALWVTVAVLVVSCPCALSLATPAALTAATGHMAQLGILTTRGHALETLARISDVVFDKTGTLTHGRMQLLASHGFNHPDAGQALAMAAALEQGSEHPIARALLQAAEGTALPACGQRSNQPGQGIEADIAGQRWRLGRPAFVAGLSGSFSLPDELPASATIIALGDGRGVAAVFAIGDQVRDDSAALIRALQARGLRVHLLSGDADKAVASLASQLHIADYRAAATPEDKLAYVSQLQQGGARVLMVGDGVNDAPVLARADVSLAMGGGTDVARASGDMVLMGDELGRLPQALGLAARSMHIIRQNLAWAALYNLVALPLAMAGWVTPWLASLGMALSSLLVVSNALRLTKRSK, from the coding sequence ATGAACCCGACCTGCTTTCACTGCAGCCTGCCCATCCCCGCGGGGCAGGCTTTTCCTATCCGCTATCGCGAACGTACCGAACAAGCCTGCTGCGCCGGCTGCCAGGCGGTAGCGCAGACCATTATCGACAGCGGCCTGGCCGACTACTACGAGCACCGCACCGCCGAGCAGCGCCAGGCCGAGCCCGTACCGGCCGAGCTGCTGCAGCAGATGCAGCTATACGATAACGAAGCGCTGCAACACAGCTTTGTGCACGTGGAAGACGAGCACATCCGCGAGGCTTCGCTGATGCTGGAAGGCATCACCTGCGCCGCCTGCGTCTGGCTGAACGAGCACCACGTACGCAAGCTGCCGGGCGTGCTGTCGGTAGACATCAACTACGCCACCCATCGCGCCCGCGTGCGCTGGGACGTGCGCCAGCTCAAGCTCAGCCAGATTCTGGAAGCCATCAGCGCCATTGGCTACCGCGCCCACCCCTACGATGCCTCGCGCCAGGAAGCGCTGCACCAGAAAGAGCGCAAAACCGCGCTGAACCGGCTATGGGTGGCCGGCCTGTCCATGATGCAGGTGATGATGTACGCCTACCCGGTGTACATGGCGCCGGATGGCGAAATCGAAAGCCAGTGGCTGTGGATGCTGCACTGGTCCAGCTTTGTGCTCACGCTGCCGGTAGTGCTGTACTCGGCCATACCGTTTTACCGCGGCACCTGGCGCGACCTGAAGCGCGGCCGCGTCGGCATGGACACCCCCGTTACCATCGGCATTCTGACTGCCTTTCTGGCCAGCCTGTGGGCGCTGCTGAACAAGGTAGAGCACGGCGTGTACTTCGACTCGGTATCGATGTTCATCTTCCTGCTGCTGGGCGGCCGCTATCTGGAAAGCATGGCGCGGCGCAAAACCGGCGAAGCCACCGAAAAACTGGTGAAGCTGATCCCGGCCTTTGCCCACGCGGTACCGGGTTGGCCGCAAGACCAGACCCAGCAGGAGGTGGCCGTCAGCCAACTGGCGGTGGGTGATGTGGTGCTGGTGAAACCGGGCGAAACCATCCCCTGCGACGGCGACATCCTGGAAGGCCACAGCAGCGTGGATGAAGCGCTGCTCACCGGCGAAAGCACGCCCATCAGCAAGCAGGCTGGCGACAGCGTGATTGCCGGTAGCGTGAACCAGGCCAGCCCGCTGCTGCTGCGCCTTAGCCGTACCGGCAGCGACACCCGCCTGGCCGGCATTGTGCGGCTGATGGATCAGGCGCTGGCGGAAAAGCCGCGCCTGGCCGAGCTGGCCGACCGCTACGCCGTGTGGTTTGTTACCGTACTGCTGCTGGCCGCCGCCGCCACCTATATCGGCTGGAGCCTGGCCGGCAGCCAGGAACACGCGCTATGGGTAACGGTGGCGGTACTGGTGGTGTCCTGCCCGTGCGCGCTGTCGCTGGCCACGCCGGCGGCGCTGACCGCTGCCACCGGCCACATGGCGCAGCTGGGCATCCTCACCACCCGCGGCCATGCGCTGGAAACGCTGGCGCGTATTAGCGATGTGGTATTCGACAAGACCGGCACCCTCACCCACGGCCGCATGCAACTGCTGGCCAGCCATGGCTTTAATCACCCGGACGCCGGGCAAGCGCTGGCCATGGCCGCCGCGCTGGAGCAAGGCTCCGAGCACCCTATCGCCCGCGCCCTGCTGCAAGCCGCGGAAGGCACCGCGCTACCCGCGTGCGGCCAACGTAGCAACCAGCCTGGCCAGGGCATAGAAGCCGACATCGCCGGCCAGCGCTGGCGCCTGGGCCGCCCGGCTTTTGTGGCCGGGCTAAGCGGCAGCTTTAGCCTGCCGGACGAGCTGCCGGCCAGCGCCACCATCATCGCGCTGGGCGATGGCCGCGGCGTGGCCGCCGTGTTTGCCATTGGTGACCAGGTACGTGACGACAGCGCGGCGCTGATCCGCGCCCTGCAAGCACGTGGCCTGCGCGTCCACCTGCTGTCTGGCGACGCCGACAAGGCGGTGGCCAGCCTGGCGTCACAACTGCACATTGCCGATTACCGCGCCGCCGCCACGCCGGAAGACAAGCTGGCGTATGTCAGCCAGCTACAGCAAGGCGGTGCACGCGTACTGATGGTGGGCGACGGTGTAAACGATGCGCCGGTACTGGCGCGCGCCGACGTGTCGCTGGCCATGGGTGGCGGCACTGACGTGGCACGCGCCAGCGGCGACATGGTACTGATGGGCGACGAGCTGGGCCGCCTGCCGCAGGCACTGGGCCTGGCCGCGCGCAGCATGCACATCATCCGCCAGAACCTGGCGTGGGCCGCGTTGTACAATCTGGTGGCGCTGCCGCTGGCCATGGCCGGCTGGGTCACGCCCTGGCTTGCCAGCCTGGGCATGGCGCTCAGCTCGCTGCTGGTAGTGAGCAATGCCCTGCGCCTGACCAAACGGAGTAAGTAA
- the ccoS gene encoding cbb3-type cytochrome oxidase assembly protein CcoS, which yields MESLYLLIPMSIVLVFFIGLLFWWSTRSGQFDDLEGPAHRILMDDDDSQRDTPKQQD from the coding sequence ATGGAAAGCCTGTACCTGTTGATTCCCATGAGCATCGTGCTGGTGTTCTTTATCGGCCTGCTGTTCTGGTGGTCTACCCGCTCCGGCCAGTTTGACGACCTGGAAGGCCCTGCCCACCGCATCCTGATGGATGACGACGACAGCCAGCGCGACACACCCAAGCAGCAGGACTAA
- the trkA gene encoding Trk system potassium transporter TrkA translates to MKILILGCGQVGASVAENLVDEGNDITVVDQDPNLLKLLQAKLDIRTVAGNAALPGILRQAGADEAEMLLALTRSDETNLLACALAQRHFNIPTRIARIRATDYVDGDLPVLEQFGVEHAICPEQIVTQNLKRLLQYPRALQVIDFAEGSAQLVVSRAQQGGKLLGKPLRQLREDMPDTDCRICAIYRDDRLVQPDGSTVIQEGDEVFFVAARADIPTMLAELRPSEKAVKRVMIAGGGNIGYRLARQLADDYEVKIIEYRAERARWLAENLPGVLVLHGEATDEALLEEENIDEMDAFCALTNDDEDNLMSTLLAKRMGARRVIALVNRASYVDLLEGNRIDIVISPYLSTIGSILAHLRRGDVVAAHPVRRGRAEVLEVIIHGDSHSSRMVGRRVDALDLPRGCSISAIIRDGQVLMAHHDTLLQAEDHLIIFVHGRHRVKQIEKLTQVKLGFF, encoded by the coding sequence ATGAAAATACTGATTCTGGGCTGCGGCCAGGTCGGCGCCAGCGTCGCCGAAAACCTGGTAGATGAAGGTAACGACATCACCGTGGTAGACCAAGACCCCAACCTGCTGAAACTGCTGCAGGCCAAGCTGGATATCCGTACGGTAGCCGGCAATGCCGCCCTGCCCGGCATACTGCGCCAGGCCGGTGCCGACGAGGCCGAAATGCTGCTGGCGCTGACCCGTAGCGACGAAACCAATCTGCTGGCCTGCGCGCTGGCACAGCGCCACTTCAATATCCCTACCCGCATCGCCCGCATCCGCGCTACCGACTACGTGGACGGCGACCTGCCTGTGCTGGAGCAGTTTGGCGTGGAGCACGCTATCTGCCCGGAGCAAATCGTGACCCAGAACCTGAAGCGCCTGCTGCAGTACCCGCGCGCGCTGCAGGTTATCGACTTTGCCGAAGGCAGTGCCCAGCTGGTGGTATCGCGTGCACAGCAAGGCGGCAAGCTGCTGGGCAAGCCGCTGCGCCAGCTGCGCGAGGACATGCCGGACACCGACTGCCGCATCTGCGCCATCTACCGCGACGACAGGCTGGTACAGCCCGATGGCAGCACGGTGATACAGGAAGGTGACGAAGTGTTTTTTGTGGCCGCGCGCGCCGACATCCCCACCATGCTGGCCGAGCTGCGCCCCAGCGAAAAGGCGGTAAAACGGGTGATGATCGCCGGTGGCGGCAATATCGGCTACCGCCTGGCGCGGCAGCTGGCCGACGACTACGAAGTCAAGATCATCGAATACCGCGCCGAGCGCGCGCGCTGGCTTGCAGAAAACCTGCCTGGCGTACTGGTGCTGCACGGCGAGGCCACCGACGAGGCGCTGCTGGAAGAAGAGAACATCGACGAGATGGACGCTTTTTGCGCGCTGACCAACGACGACGAAGACAACCTGATGTCCACGCTGCTGGCCAAGCGCATGGGGGCGCGGCGTGTCATTGCGCTGGTCAACCGCGCCAGCTACGTGGACCTGCTGGAAGGTAACCGCATCGACATCGTCATTTCACCTTATCTGTCTACCATCGGTTCGATTCTGGCGCATCTGCGCCGCGGCGACGTGGTAGCGGCGCACCCGGTACGGCGCGGCCGCGCCGAGGTGCTGGAGGTGATCATCCACGGCGACAGCCACAGCTCGCGCATGGTTGGCCGCCGCGTCGACGCGCTAGACCTGCCGCGCGGCTGCAGCATCAGCGCCATCATCCGCGACGGCCAGGTGCTGATGGCACACCACGACACCCTGCTGCAAGCCGAAGACCACCTGATCATCTTCGTGCACGGCCGCCACCGCGTGAAACAAATCGAAAAACTGACACAAGTGAAACTGGGGTTCTTCTGA